The Plasmodium knowlesi strain H genome assembly, chromosome: 4 genome window below encodes:
- a CDS encoding H/ACA ribonucleoprotein complex subunit 3, putative, which yields MYMLRYYLDANGKRVYTVKPVVDGKVTFSAHPCRFSPDDKFSSQRITLKKRFNLL from the exons atgtacATGTTAAGATACTACCTGGATGCCAATGGAAAGAGGGTATACACGGTGAAG CCCGTGGTCGATGGGAAGGTAACCTTCTCGGCCCACCCCTGCCGATTTTCGCCGGACGACAAGTTCTCCTCCCAGCGGATAACCCTCAAGAAGAGATTCAACCTGTTGTAA